The following is a genomic window from Chryseobacterium ginsenosidimutans.
TATTTCTTCTATGTCTGACATTTTGTAAAGTATTTAAAAAAGAAAAAACATAATTCGTTACTATTTTTATTTAATAACAAATTATGTTTTTCATATGTTTTAATTTATTTAAGTTAAATTATTCTTTTTCCCAATGAGCTTCAGTTCCCTGAGGAGCTGCTCCACCTTGAGCTTGTGTTACAGGTGCCTGTTCTTGGTTAATGTGATAGACATACGCTGCAATCTTTTCAATTTCACCACCAGAAACTTCTCCGTTTTTACCGAATGCTCTCATGGTAGGATTGTTAGGTGAACCATTCCAGTCCATATGGAATACATTCTTGAATAAAGTTTTCTCAGGCTGATTGATCCAGAAATTATCTGTTAAATTCGGACCGATACCACCACCACCATCTTCTCTGTGACAAGAAGCACAGTTGGTTTTGAATAACTCTTTACCTTCTGCGATATTATCAGCCGAATATTTAGCTGTTTCAATCGTTACAGGAGGCTGTTCTTTGTTGTATTTGTCAATTGCTGCCAATTGCTCTTTATATTCTTTTTCATATTCGCTTAATGGATGAGCGAAATCTGTGAAAGAGAATGCACATATATACACAATACAAAAAGCAGTCCCAAAATAGAATAAGCCTACCCACCATTTTGGCAATTGGTTATCCAATTCCATAATTCCGTCGAAACCATGGTCGATAAGGATATCTTTTTCTTCAGCTGCAGATTGTTTTTTGAAGGCTGCATCATACATTCTTCTCAAGAAAGGAACTTTCTTTTCTGCTAAATATGCTGCTTTCTCTTCAGGAGATAATTTCTTGAATTTATTATTCTCAATCAAATCTCCGATCGCACTGTGGATGTATGCTAAAATAGCGCCAATTACTACAGTTCCCCAGAAATAAGGAGATCCTAAGAAGGCATAACTTTGTACAAACAGATAATAAAAAACTATTAAAAGTCCAATTATTATTAAAATGTTTACAACAACCGGTGTTCTTTGTTTCATAATAAATAGTTTAATTTTTTAGATTAAAATCGTCATCTTGATCATCCTGCAGAGGCGCTTCTTCTTCTTCTTTGTAATATTTTTTAGGCTTGCTAAAAACATAAATTACCAGAGCTACGAAGAACAGCATAAAGAAAATCAGAGCCAGTGTTTGGTAAAAACCTGCGTTTTCTGTGTTGGATAATATATCTTTAAAGTTCTGAGGTATCATGATGTGAACCTTTTAATGTTTAGTTATTACTTGCTGTTTTTATTTCAGTTGTCTTGATATCTGTTCCTAATCTTTGTAGATAAGAGATTAGAGCTACGATTTCTTTTTTCTCTAATTCTCCTTTCGGTCTCTTAGCATAAGCTTCTTTCAAGTCAGGAGCTTCAGACATGATCTCTTTTACGATTTTCTTTGCCTGGTTATCTGCCCAAGAATTTGCAGAATCAATTCCCGCTTTTGTGTAAGGTACATCAAATGCACTTTTCATTAGCTTAATTTTATCTACCATCTTAGATCTGTCTAGGTTTGTAGCAATCAACCAAGGGTAACGAGGCATGATAGAACCTGCAGATGTAGATCTTGGGTTGTACATGTGTTTGTAATGCCAAGCGCTTGGGTTTTTACCCCCTTCTCTATGTAAATCCGGTCCTGTTCTTTTTGATCCCCAAAGGAAAGGTCTGTCGTAAATGAATTCTCCAGCCTTAGAGTACTGTCCGTTTTTGCCGTTAAATCTTGTAATCTCATCTCTGAATGGTCTTACCATCTGTGAGTGACAAGCGTTACATCCTTCTCTGATATAAATGTCTCTACCCTCTAATTCTAATGGCGAATATGGTTTTACTGCCGAAATCGTAGGTACACTTTTCTTAAGTGATAGTGTAGGGATAATTTCCACCATACTACCAATTGAGATTGTTAATAAAGATAAAATACCTAACAATACAGGAGTTCTTTCTAACCAAAGGTGAGTACCTTCTCCTTCTTTACGGTTTTTCCCGATGTGTGCCAAAGCCGGAGCTTCTGCAGGTACATCTTTCTGGAATGATCCTTTTCTTACCGTTGCAATTAAGTTAACTACCATTAACAATGCACCTGAAAGATAGAATAATCCACCTACGAATCTCATTTTAAAGTAAGGAATAATCGCTGTTACTGTGTCTAGCCAGTTTTTCCAAACTAAAGTTCCGTCTGGGTTGAATTGTTTCCACATTAATCCCTGAGTGAAACCTGAGATATACATTGGTACTGCATAGAAAATAATACCCAATGTTCCTAACCAGAAATGCCAGTTAGCTAATTTTGTAGAATATAATTTCGTTCTCCACAAGATTGGGATCAGGTAATAAATAACACCGAATGCCATGAAACCATTCCATCCTAATGCACCTAAATGTACGTGACCAATTACCCAGTCTGTAAAGTGACCGATTTTATTAATGTTTTTAGTTGCCAAAAGCGGACCTTCAAATGTTGCCATACCATAACAGGTAACTGCAACTACGAAGAACTTCAAAATAGGATTTTCTCTTACTTTATCCCAAGCTCCTCTCAGTGTAAGAAGTCCATTTAGCATTCCTCCCCAAGATGGTGCAATAAGCATGATTGAGAAACCTGTTCCCACTGCCTGTGCCCAAGCCGGAAGTGCAGTATATTGAAGGTGGTGAGGACCAGCCCAGATATATACGAAAATTAATGACCAGAAGTGAATAATAGACAGTTTGTATGAGAATACAGGTCTGTCCGCAGCTTTTGGTAAGAAATAATACATCAAACCAAGAACAGGAGTTGTCAATACGAATGCAACCGCATTGTGACCGTACCACCATTGTACAATAGCATCTTTTACCCCTGCGTAAGCTGAATAAGATTTCCAGCCTGTGAAAGATAAAGGAACTTCTAAGTTGTTAAAGATATGAAGCATCGCTACTGCGATCCATGTTCCAATGTAGAACCAGATTGCTACATATAAGTGTCTTACTCTTCTTTTTGCAATAGTTAAGAACATATTTGCTCCGAAAATCACCCACGAAAACGTAATCAGGATGTCAATCGGCCATTCGTGTTCTGCATATTCTTTAGAAGTATTAATTCCCATAAAGAATGTAACATAAGTCACCAGAATCATAATCTGCCATGTCCAGAAGTGGATCCAAGACAATGTATCACTGTACATTCTTGTTTTTAACAATCGCTGTAATGAGTAATAAACCCCTACATAGACGATGTTCATTACGAATGCAAAGATTACAGTGGAGGTGTGCAACATTCTGATTCTTCCGAATCCAAATGCACCATGTGTGTTTATTAATCCTTGGATACTACCACCCATACTGTTAATGGTTGTATCATCTGTTCCAAAAAAGAATTCTGGAAGTTCAGGATAGAAAAGCATTAATGCCGCTGTAAGCCCGAACAAAAACCCTATGATCCCGAATCCCACGGTCGCATAAAGAAATGCCCGAACAATACTGTTGTCATAACTAAACTTTTGTGTTTCCATATCAACTATTCACTTTTTTCTCAATTTTATTACTTTCTCCTTTTTCCTTATCGCTTTCTTTGTTGCCAGTTTCTTCTGTTTCCTTTATTTCATCGGAGTCAAAGAGAATTCTGACAGCTGGAGACTCATCATCTTCAAACTGTCCTTTTCTGGCGGATACTATAAACACGACCAGGAAAACTGCAGCCAAAGAAACACTGCAAAGGATCATTAAATATAGAATATCCATTAGACAACAAAATTAACCTATTTTCGGGGTTCAAATTTAGTGAAAAATAATGACTTTCATCACGAAATACGGGTTTTGGCTAATTTAAAATCAGTCTAAATAAGGGCGTTTTAGCGCATTATTTGAAGTATTTCCTTCCTAAAATCCAAGTTGAAAGTGTAGTGAATGAAACTACTGTGATAGAACTTGCGGGCATAATTAATGCTGCAAAAAGAGGATGCATATGTCCTGTGACAGCATAGCTTAAACCAACAATATTGTAAAGGAAACTGATTATAAATGTCATTTTCACAATTGTTATGGAGCCTTTACAGACATTTAAGTATTTGTCTAATGATACTACTTTTTCACCGTTCATAATGACATCTGACGAAGGAGTAAAACTGTTAGAATCATCTGCAATAGCGATTCCGACATTACTTTGTTTTAAAGCTCCGGCATCATTTAATCCGTCTCCAAGCATCGCAACTTTCATTTTTTGATCCTGAAGATTTTTAATGTAGTTGAGCTTGTCTTCCGGGTTTTGATTGAAAGCCATTCCTTTGTAATTCGGAATTAATTCTTTAAGTTGATTTTCTTCAGAAGAATTGTCGCCGCTTAAAATGAAAACTTTATAATGAGTAAGTTTTTTGAATAAATTTTTAAGATTTTCGCGATATTCATTTTTAAAGATAAATTTTCCTGAAAATTCACCATTTTTGCTGATGTAGACGGCTGTTTCAAGGTTTTTAGATTCCTGATTGTTATAGCGGGCAGAGCCGATTTTATAAATATTTCCTCTTACGCTCGCTTCGTAGCCTTTTCCTGAAATTTCCTGAAAATTTTCAACCGGAAAATAATCATCTTTCACCTCAATAAATTCGTACAGAGATTTTGAGAGCGGATGATTGGAATTCTTTAATAAAGTCTTAATATTCAGTAAATCAAATTCTTTAATTTCAGAACCTTCAAATTTAATATTGGATTTTTTTCTGTGTGTTATTGTTCCGGTTTTGTCAAAAACAATCGTGTCAAGTTTTGCAATTTTTTCGATCGTTAAAGTATCTTTTATATAAAACTTATTTCGTCCTAAAATCCTCATAATGTGTCCGAAAGTGAACGGGGCAGACAACGCAAGTGCGCAAGGGCAGGCAATAATTAAAATCGCAGAAATCACCTGAAACATTTTCTGTAAATCAACAGTAGACCAATAAATCCCGGCAGCTAAAGCAATTCCTAAAATAATGAATGTGAAGTATTTGCTGATAGTATTTGTCAGAGTATCAAGTCCTGTTTCGTGCTTCTTGAAGGCTTCTTTATTCCAAAGCTGTGTCAGGTAACTTTGATCTACATTTTTGATTACTTCCAGTTCCAGCGAAGAACCGATCTGTTTTCCTCCTGCAAAAATTTTATCTCCGGGATGTTTGCTTATACTTTCGCTTTCTCCGGTAATGAAACTATTGTCGATATTTCCTTCGCCATTAATCAAAATAGCATCAACAGGAATGATTTCTTGGTTTCTGACTAAAATTCTGTCTCCGATTTTAATTTCGGAAAGTAAAATATTGTTCTGTTTTCCTTCAAAATCAACCTTTGTTACCGCAATCGGATAGAACGATTTGTAATCTCTGTCATAAGAAAGTGCACTGTATGTTCTTTTCTGGAAAATTTTCCCCAAAAGCATGAAGAATAAAAGTCCGCATAATGTATCGAAATATCCTGGGCCATAATCTGTTGCAACTTCATATAAGCTTCGTCCGAAAAGAACGATAATTCCTAAAACAATCGGAACATCAATATTTACAATCTTATTTTTTAAACCATACCAGGCAGATTTGTAATAATCCGAAGCGGAATAAACCACAACAGGAATTGCCAAAAAACACATCAAAGCTCTGAAAAGACCTTTGTAATGATCCATCCAGTAATCTTCGCCGCCAATATATTCCGGGAAAGCCAGGAACATTCCGTTACCGAATGCAAAAGCTGCAATGGCAAATTTTACCAGTAAAGATTTATCAAGATGCTCAACGTTTTTATCGGCAGTTTCAAGGCTGATAACAGGTTTATATCCTAAATTGGTTAGAAAATTAGCTAATTCGCTTAATTTAAGATCATTATGGTTGAAAGAAATCTGTAAGGTCTTTCTTGTAAAATTAACCTGAGAATATTTAATCTTTTTATTAATTGTGTGAAGACTTTCTAATAGCCAAAT
Proteins encoded in this region:
- a CDS encoding cbb3-type cytochrome c oxidase N-terminal domain-containing protein — protein: MKQRTPVVVNILIIIGLLIVFYYLFVQSYAFLGSPYFWGTVVIGAILAYIHSAIGDLIENNKFKKLSPEEKAAYLAEKKVPFLRRMYDAAFKKQSAAEEKDILIDHGFDGIMELDNQLPKWWVGLFYFGTAFCIVYICAFSFTDFAHPLSEYEKEYKEQLAAIDKYNKEQPPVTIETAKYSADNIAEGKELFKTNCASCHREDGGGGIGPNLTDNFWINQPEKTLFKNVFHMDWNGSPNNPTMRAFGKNGEVSGGEIEKIAAYVYHINQEQAPVTQAQGGAAPQGTEAHWEKE
- a CDS encoding cbb3-type cytochrome oxidase subunit 3, with the protein product MIPQNFKDILSNTENAGFYQTLALIFFMLFFVALVIYVFSKPKKYYKEEEEAPLQDDQDDDFNLKN
- the ccoN gene encoding cytochrome-c oxidase, cbb3-type subunit I produces the protein METQKFSYDNSIVRAFLYATVGFGIIGFLFGLTAALMLFYPELPEFFFGTDDTTINSMGGSIQGLINTHGAFGFGRIRMLHTSTVIFAFVMNIVYVGVYYSLQRLLKTRMYSDTLSWIHFWTWQIMILVTYVTFFMGINTSKEYAEHEWPIDILITFSWVIFGANMFLTIAKRRVRHLYVAIWFYIGTWIAVAMLHIFNNLEVPLSFTGWKSYSAYAGVKDAIVQWWYGHNAVAFVLTTPVLGLMYYFLPKAADRPVFSYKLSIIHFWSLIFVYIWAGPHHLQYTALPAWAQAVGTGFSIMLIAPSWGGMLNGLLTLRGAWDKVRENPILKFFVVAVTCYGMATFEGPLLATKNINKIGHFTDWVIGHVHLGALGWNGFMAFGVIYYLIPILWRTKLYSTKLANWHFWLGTLGIIFYAVPMYISGFTQGLMWKQFNPDGTLVWKNWLDTVTAIIPYFKMRFVGGLFYLSGALLMVVNLIATVRKGSFQKDVPAEAPALAHIGKNRKEGEGTHLWLERTPVLLGILSLLTISIGSMVEIIPTLSLKKSVPTISAVKPYSPLELEGRDIYIREGCNACHSQMVRPFRDEITRFNGKNGQYSKAGEFIYDRPFLWGSKRTGPDLHREGGKNPSAWHYKHMYNPRSTSAGSIMPRYPWLIATNLDRSKMVDKIKLMKSAFDVPYTKAGIDSANSWADNQAKKIVKEIMSEAPDLKEAYAKRPKGELEKKEIVALISYLQRLGTDIKTTEIKTASNN
- the ccoS gene encoding cbb3-type cytochrome oxidase assembly protein CcoS yields the protein MDILYLMILCSVSLAAVFLVVFIVSARKGQFEDDESPAVRILFDSDEIKETEETGNKESDKEKGESNKIEKKVNS
- a CDS encoding heavy metal translocating P-type ATPase, which translates into the protein MSENCFHCGQEIEKERILFDERLFCCNGCKSVYEILNTNNLTNFYELNKRAGIRPSDENSTQYDFLDTPEIFEKVTDFSEGNTSLVTFKIPVIHCSSCIWLLESLHTINKKIKYSQVNFTRKTLQISFNHNDLKLSELANFLTNLGYKPVISLETADKNVEHLDKSLLVKFAIAAFAFGNGMFLAFPEYIGGEDYWMDHYKGLFRALMCFLAIPVVVYSASDYYKSAWYGLKNKIVNIDVPIVLGIIVLFGRSLYEVATDYGPGYFDTLCGLLFFMLLGKIFQKRTYSALSYDRDYKSFYPIAVTKVDFEGKQNNILLSEIKIGDRILVRNQEIIPVDAILINGEGNIDNSFITGESESISKHPGDKIFAGGKQIGSSLELEVIKNVDQSYLTQLWNKEAFKKHETGLDTLTNTISKYFTFIILGIALAAGIYWSTVDLQKMFQVISAILIIACPCALALSAPFTFGHIMRILGRNKFYIKDTLTIEKIAKLDTIVFDKTGTITHRKKSNIKFEGSEIKEFDLLNIKTLLKNSNHPLSKSLYEFIEVKDDYFPVENFQEISGKGYEASVRGNIYKIGSARYNNQESKNLETAVYISKNGEFSGKFIFKNEYRENLKNLFKKLTHYKVFILSGDNSSEENQLKELIPNYKGMAFNQNPEDKLNYIKNLQDQKMKVAMLGDGLNDAGALKQSNVGIAIADDSNSFTPSSDVIMNGEKVVSLDKYLNVCKGSITIVKMTFIISFLYNIVGLSYAVTGHMHPLFAALIMPASSITVVSFTTLSTWILGRKYFK